From a region of the Hymenobacter jejuensis genome:
- a CDS encoding alanine dehydrogenase, which produces MPEAVPPGFESLATSRAFYTQESMLAVETRRRKLFIGLPRETSLQENRLCLTPEAVKHLVEEGHEVVMESGAGEPSKYSDHDYSEAGANIAYSQKEVYEADLILKVAPPTHDEIEHLRAGQTLISALQFGSLTSDYITAILRKKVNAISFELIKDPSGARPVVRAMSEIAGSTVMLIAAEYLARSNEGKGVILGGITGVPPSQVVILGAGTVAEYAARAATGLGAEVKVFDNHLYKLRRLKQNLGTQLYTSTLDTYALNQQIRRADVVIGALNAEEGRIPFMVPENVVAQMTPGSVIIDVSIDQGGCFETSEMTSHSKPVYRKYDVIHYCVPNIASRVPRTATNALSNIFTPILQEISQHGGINEVLFTNEHFRSGVYVYKGSLTNSVIAKKFNMRYKELGLMIAVRN; this is translated from the coding sequence ATGCCTGAAGCAGTACCCCCAGGATTTGAGTCGCTGGCCACGAGCCGCGCGTTTTACACGCAAGAGTCTATGTTGGCCGTGGAAACGCGACGGCGAAAGCTGTTTATCGGGCTGCCGCGCGAGACCTCGCTTCAGGAAAACCGCCTGTGCCTGACCCCCGAAGCCGTGAAGCACCTCGTGGAAGAAGGCCACGAAGTGGTGATGGAAAGCGGTGCCGGCGAGCCCAGCAAATATTCCGACCACGACTACTCCGAGGCCGGCGCCAACATCGCCTACTCGCAAAAGGAGGTATACGAGGCCGATCTCATCCTGAAAGTAGCCCCGCCCACGCACGACGAAATTGAGCACCTGCGTGCCGGCCAAACCCTGATTTCGGCCCTGCAATTCGGCTCGCTCACGTCGGACTACATCACGGCCATTTTGCGCAAAAAGGTCAATGCCATCTCATTTGAGCTGATCAAAGACCCATCCGGGGCGCGGCCGGTAGTGCGGGCCATGAGCGAAATCGCGGGCTCGACGGTGATGCTGATCGCGGCTGAATACCTGGCGCGTTCTAATGAAGGCAAAGGCGTCATTTTGGGCGGAATTACGGGCGTGCCGCCGTCGCAGGTGGTCATCTTGGGGGCGGGCACAGTGGCTGAGTATGCCGCACGCGCCGCTACGGGCCTCGGGGCCGAAGTGAAGGTCTTTGACAACCACTTGTACAAGCTGCGTCGTCTGAAGCAAAACCTTGGTACTCAATTGTATACGAGTACGCTGGATACTTATGCCCTCAACCAGCAGATTCGGCGGGCCGACGTGGTCATTGGGGCGCTCAATGCCGAAGAAGGCCGCATCCCGTTTATGGTGCCCGAAAATGTAGTGGCGCAGATGACGCCCGGTTCGGTCATTATCGACGTGAGCATCGACCAGGGTGGCTGCTTCGAAACCAGTGAAATGACCAGCCACAGCAAGCCCGTCTACCGCAAGTACGACGTGATTCATTATTGCGTGCCCAACATCGCCTCGCGCGTGCCCCGCACCGCGACCAATGCGCTGAGCAACATTTTTACGCCCATTCTGCAGGAAATCAGCCAGCACGGCGGCATCAACGAGGTGCTGTTTACCAACGAGCATTTCCGTTCGGGCGTGTACGTGTACAAAGGCTCGCTCACCAACTCTGTGATAGCCAAGAAGTTCAACATGCGCTATAAGGAGCTGGGCCTGATGATCGCTGTACGCAACTGA
- the tsaE gene encoding tRNA (adenosine(37)-N6)-threonylcarbamoyltransferase complex ATPase subunit type 1 TsaE, whose translation MPVTEIKIPALADVPAAADQLKTALAGHTVVLFEGEMGAGKTTFIKALCHSLGVKDDVSSPTFSLVNEYRDARDHPVYHFDFYRIDRVEEAVGIGAQEYFDSGYLCLIEWPSRVEALLPPSRLLVTLTVTGPESRILQLKVMD comes from the coding sequence ATGCCAGTTACCGAAATTAAGATTCCCGCGCTTGCCGACGTGCCCGCGGCAGCCGATCAACTCAAAACGGCTTTAGCCGGCCACACCGTGGTGCTGTTTGAAGGCGAAATGGGGGCCGGCAAAACCACCTTCATCAAGGCGTTGTGCCACAGTTTGGGTGTGAAGGACGACGTGAGCAGCCCCACTTTTTCGCTCGTCAACGAATACCGCGATGCCCGCGATCATCCCGTTTACCACTTCGATTTCTACCGCATCGACCGTGTCGAAGAAGCCGTAGGAATAGGCGCACAAGAGTACTTCGATTCTGGCTATCTTTGCCTAATAGAATGGCCTAGTCGGGTTGAGGCACTCTTGCCACCTTCCCGACTGCTTGTCACGCTGACCGTTACTGGACCAGAGTCGCGGATACTTCAATTAAAAGTTATGGATTGA
- a CDS encoding serine hydrolase domain-containing protein yields the protein MTPKHLCFLLLFPFLACSKLPSASREASTKAAASVYYPPKGDAWQHKKPEQAGLDPAVLQQAVEWAKTQETSQMTPNFSTQEEIFGTLLGPMPASHAPTNGLVLRHGYIVAEWGDTKAVDPTYSVAKSVLSTILGITIERGTIKDIHDPVAQYIHDGGYDSERNRKVTWEYHARQTSEWEGEMWGKKSDFIGHEAFGKGERKPRELQEPGTYFEYNDVRINRLSLSLLELWKKPLPQVFKQEIMDPIGASDTWQYLPYRNSTVMIDGKPMPSVSGGTRWGGGLWISAQDEARFGYLFLRQGQWKGKQIVSANWVKQATTPGPVGPDYGYLWWLNTTQKAWPDAPATSFAALGAGSNTIWVDPDHDIVIVWRWHNGSPNELIKRVLAAVKPE from the coding sequence ATGACCCCAAAGCACCTCTGCTTTCTGCTGCTTTTTCCTTTTCTGGCGTGCTCCAAACTACCTTCGGCCAGCCGCGAGGCCAGCACGAAAGCGGCCGCCTCCGTCTATTACCCGCCGAAGGGCGACGCCTGGCAACACAAAAAGCCCGAGCAAGCAGGCCTCGACCCCGCCGTGCTGCAACAAGCCGTGGAGTGGGCTAAAACGCAGGAAACCAGCCAAATGACTCCGAATTTCTCGACCCAGGAAGAGATCTTCGGCACGCTGCTTGGGCCCATGCCCGCCAGCCACGCCCCGACCAACGGCTTGGTGCTGCGCCACGGCTACATCGTGGCCGAATGGGGCGATACGAAAGCCGTCGACCCCACGTATAGCGTGGCCAAAAGCGTGCTTTCAACGATTTTGGGGATCACCATTGAGCGCGGCACAATCAAAGACATTCACGATCCCGTGGCCCAGTACATCCACGACGGCGGCTACGATTCGGAGCGCAACCGCAAGGTGACGTGGGAATACCACGCCCGCCAAACCAGCGAGTGGGAAGGCGAAATGTGGGGCAAAAAGTCTGATTTTATCGGGCACGAAGCTTTTGGCAAGGGCGAACGCAAGCCCCGCGAGCTTCAGGAGCCCGGCACGTATTTCGAGTACAACGACGTGCGTATCAACCGCTTATCGCTTTCACTCCTGGAGCTTTGGAAAAAGCCGCTGCCGCAGGTATTCAAGCAGGAGATCATGGACCCCATTGGCGCTTCCGACACGTGGCAGTACCTGCCCTACCGCAACTCTACCGTTATGATCGACGGCAAGCCCATGCCTTCGGTGAGCGGCGGCACGCGCTGGGGCGGCGGCCTCTGGATCAGCGCCCAGGACGAGGCCCGCTTTGGCTACCTGTTTCTGCGCCAGGGCCAGTGGAAAGGCAAACAAATCGTTTCTGCCAATTGGGTAAAGCAAGCCACCACGCCCGGCCCGGTCGGCCCGGACTATGGCTATCTGTGGTGGCTCAATACCACCCAAAAAGCTTGGCCCGACGCTCCGGCCACCAGTTTTGCCGCGTTAGGCGCTGGTTCCAACACCATCTGGGTCGACCCCGATCACGACATCGTCATTGTGTGGCGCTGGCACAACGGCAGCCCCAACGAGCTAATTAAGCGCGTGTTAGCAGCCGTAAAACCGGAATAA
- a CDS encoding alpha/beta fold hydrolase, protein MDMHFIRRGTGKPLLLVHGIGGSWRSWNTLIDALAAEREVVVVDLPGHGKTPKLVGENSIGTFADALTSFLGQHNLLGIDAVGSSMGARLVLELARRGGVLGAVVSLDPGGFWQGWEVPFFYHSVAVSVKLVRTLQPVMPALAGSAMGRTILLPQFSAKPWAVDSKQAIDEMHTFAHTPVFDELLDQLAHGEVQKPAPKGSISEPLVIGWGRQDRVCLPRQAELALAKFPDARLYWFDNCGHFPQWDQPAEAARLILAVTGKQEFSDASIAQKAASTDTAAFPKAAVIGAALALLIGGSWLLASRKR, encoded by the coding sequence ATGGACATGCATTTCATCCGGCGCGGCACCGGCAAACCCCTGTTGTTGGTACACGGCATTGGGGGCAGCTGGCGTTCTTGGAACACTCTTATCGATGCCTTAGCAGCTGAGCGCGAGGTCGTTGTTGTCGATTTGCCAGGTCATGGGAAGACTCCCAAACTAGTAGGTGAAAACTCCATTGGCACCTTCGCCGATGCCCTCACAAGCTTTCTCGGTCAGCACAATCTGCTGGGAATTGATGCCGTGGGCAGCTCGATGGGCGCGCGGCTGGTGCTGGAACTGGCCCGCCGGGGCGGCGTGCTGGGCGCCGTCGTGTCGCTGGACCCGGGGGGATTTTGGCAGGGTTGGGAAGTCCCGTTCTTCTACCACTCGGTAGCGGTTTCGGTGAAGTTGGTGCGGACCTTACAACCCGTTATGCCCGCGTTGGCAGGCTCGGCAATGGGGCGGACGATATTATTGCCGCAATTTTCGGCGAAGCCCTGGGCTGTTGATTCGAAGCAGGCCATCGACGAGATGCATACCTTCGCTCATACACCTGTTTTCGACGAACTACTCGATCAGCTGGCGCACGGCGAAGTGCAAAAGCCGGCTCCCAAAGGCAGTATTTCCGAGCCGTTGGTGATCGGTTGGGGCCGTCAGGATCGGGTGTGCCTGCCCCGTCAAGCGGAGTTAGCGCTGGCGAAATTTCCCGATGCGCGCCTCTATTGGTTCGATAACTGCGGCCATTTCCCACAATGGGATCAGCCCGCGGAAGCCGCCCGCCTGATTCTGGCCGTCACCGGAAAGCAAGAATTTAGCGACGCATCCATTGCCCAGAAAGCAGCAAGTACCGATACAGCGGCTTTCCCCAAAGCAGCGGTAATCGGTGCGGCTCTGGCTTTGCTAATAGGCGGTAGCTGGCTGCTGGCATCTCGAAAAAGATAA
- a CDS encoding MarR family winged helix-turn-helix transcriptional regulator — MLNNVLFYSLDKAIRRYRKFAQANIDRAGLNITIDQWLVLRVLLEDDTLTQTEIADRVFKDQASVARIIALLIKRGLLVTEALPHDGRRTQLRVTLAGQQMLDAVQPIVLNNRQTALQGISEDELTLLRQVLERIAANCSPARQPPKSEILSKTI, encoded by the coding sequence ATGCTTAACAACGTCCTTTTCTATTCGCTCGACAAAGCCATCCGGCGCTACCGCAAGTTTGCGCAGGCCAACATCGACCGGGCTGGCCTCAACATCACCATTGATCAATGGCTGGTGCTGCGGGTGTTGCTGGAGGACGATACCCTGACCCAGACGGAAATCGCCGACCGCGTTTTCAAAGATCAGGCGTCGGTGGCCCGCATTATTGCGCTGCTCATCAAGCGCGGTTTGCTGGTCACGGAAGCCCTGCCCCACGACGGCCGTCGGACCCAGCTGCGGGTGACCCTTGCGGGCCAGCAAATGCTCGACGCAGTGCAGCCCATCGTATTGAACAACCGCCAAACGGCTCTTCAGGGCATTTCTGAAGATGAATTGACGCTGCTTCGCCAAGTGCTCGAACGCATTGCCGCCAACTGCTCCCCTGCTCGCCAGCCCCCGAAGTCAGAAATTTTGTCGAAAACTATCTAG
- a CDS encoding outer membrane beta-barrel protein — protein sequence MKSATYVYLFRLPQLSLLLLLSAAGLGAAQAQAPTSVTGAVRTAAGAPIEYATVTLHRAADSTVVKTEFSDDKGAFRLDQPAGGRYLISASQVGFVRRWSAPFELAPGGITLEALTLTASGATQLKEVTVVGQKPLFEHQADRTVVNVAGSPLAAGNTTLDVLARAPGVTVDGNDNLALRGKQGLLVLIDGKRQPMSGSELAEYLRALPAEQLQSIELITNPPAKYDAQGGAGIIAINLKKDQRQGTNGSANAAYGRGQYGKFTGGLSLNHRHQKLNLFASYNYTNRNGYGKLNIHRDFYENTDSRRTLVGSSDQANKMLSGNRSHSWKVGADYSLSKNTDLGVVVNGLENRGPRMPTTNATSLFDQNGQLIDTYVALGNRSFHAPSLAGNVNFKHTFPADSSGARELTADADYAHYNTDRLQDLTTSFGLSGRSQVRNDGDQSGQLTIQSAKADYVHPLSKDARFEAGLKASRVHSDNDVLFEITENGVRSVDANRTNRFKYNEDIRAAYVNFNQTISKLNVQLGLRGEQTKATGQQVVGNQSFNRNYFQLFPSAALKQTLSDKHEVSLSLSRRIDRPSYGQLNPFRIIIDPTTSGAGNPYLRPQTSYNFELTHTYKQKFSTGLSYSITSNPIIQVVQPESGRNVVSTSVNLGKQYYYALTLTAPVELAKWWSVYNNGVFYYSRFVGHLAGTALDKGRPAFNLSSTSTLTFGQGWSAELNGRYQSREQYGFLDVRPNGQVGLGLQKSVLERKGTLKLNATDIFFTGKVRATSAYDNYVEHFYQRGDFRVVTLSFSYRFGNDKVAPTRKRTGGAEDEKRRASGS from the coding sequence ATGAAATCTGCTACTTACGTATACTTGTTCCGGCTTCCTCAACTCTCCTTGTTGCTTCTGCTGAGTGCAGCAGGCTTGGGCGCGGCCCAAGCGCAAGCCCCAACTAGCGTGACGGGCGCCGTCCGGACGGCGGCGGGCGCGCCCATTGAATATGCCACCGTCACTTTGCACCGGGCCGCCGACTCGACGGTGGTAAAAACCGAGTTTAGCGACGATAAAGGCGCTTTTCGGCTGGACCAGCCTGCGGGTGGGCGCTACTTAATCTCGGCTTCGCAAGTAGGCTTTGTGCGCCGTTGGAGCGCGCCATTTGAGTTGGCCCCCGGCGGCATCACGCTGGAAGCCCTCACGCTGACCGCCAGCGGGGCCACGCAGTTGAAGGAAGTGACGGTGGTGGGCCAAAAGCCGCTGTTCGAGCACCAGGCCGACCGCACCGTCGTCAACGTGGCCGGCTCGCCGCTGGCCGCCGGCAACACCACGCTCGACGTGCTGGCCCGGGCCCCGGGCGTGACCGTGGACGGCAACGACAACCTGGCCCTGCGCGGCAAACAAGGCCTGTTGGTGCTCATCGACGGCAAGCGCCAACCCATGAGCGGCAGCGAGCTGGCCGAGTACCTGCGGGCCCTGCCGGCCGAGCAGCTGCAGAGCATCGAGCTGATCACCAACCCGCCGGCCAAGTACGACGCGCAGGGCGGGGCCGGCATCATCGCCATCAACCTGAAGAAAGACCAGCGCCAAGGCACCAACGGCAGCGCCAACGCCGCCTACGGCCGCGGCCAGTACGGCAAGTTCACCGGCGGCCTTTCCCTCAACCACCGCCACCAAAAACTCAACCTCTTCGCGTCTTATAACTACACCAATCGCAATGGATACGGCAAGCTGAACATTCACCGCGATTTCTACGAAAACACGGATAGCCGGCGCACTTTGGTTGGCAGCAGCGACCAAGCCAACAAGATGCTCAGCGGCAACCGATCGCACAGCTGGAAAGTTGGGGCAGACTATTCGCTCTCCAAAAACACCGATTTGGGCGTGGTAGTCAACGGGCTCGAAAACCGCGGGCCCCGCATGCCTACGACCAATGCCACGAGTCTTTTTGACCAAAACGGCCAACTAATCGATACATATGTGGCGCTGGGCAACCGTAGCTTTCACGCCCCCAGCCTGGCCGGCAACGTCAACTTCAAGCACACCTTCCCGGCCGATTCGAGCGGAGCCCGTGAGCTGACCGCCGATGCCGACTACGCCCACTACAACACCGACCGCCTTCAGGACCTGACGACCAGCTTTGGCTTGTCGGGCCGATCGCAGGTCCGCAACGACGGCGATCAGTCGGGCCAGCTGACCATTCAATCGGCCAAGGCAGACTACGTGCATCCCCTCAGCAAAGACGCCCGCTTCGAGGCCGGCCTGAAAGCCAGCCGCGTCCACTCCGACAACGACGTGCTGTTTGAAATAACGGAGAACGGCGTGCGTAGCGTGGATGCCAACCGAACCAACCGCTTCAAATACAACGAGGACATTCGGGCGGCTTACGTCAACTTCAACCAGACCATTTCCAAACTGAACGTGCAGCTTGGTCTGCGGGGCGAACAAACCAAAGCCACCGGCCAGCAAGTAGTTGGCAACCAAAGCTTTAATCGTAACTATTTTCAGCTTTTCCCGAGTGCCGCCCTCAAGCAAACCCTTAGCGATAAGCACGAAGTATCGCTATCCTTGAGCCGGCGCATCGACCGGCCTTCTTATGGGCAGCTCAACCCCTTCCGCATCATCATCGACCCGACTACCTCCGGCGCCGGCAACCCGTACTTACGCCCGCAGACGAGCTATAACTTCGAGCTGACGCACACTTACAAGCAAAAATTCAGCACCGGCCTGAGCTACAGCATCACCAGCAACCCCATTATTCAGGTAGTTCAACCCGAATCGGGGCGTAACGTGGTGTCTACCAGCGTTAACCTGGGCAAGCAGTATTATTATGCCCTGACGCTGACGGCGCCCGTCGAGCTTGCCAAGTGGTGGAGCGTTTACAACAACGGCGTGTTCTACTACAGCCGCTTCGTGGGCCACCTGGCCGGCACGGCCCTGGACAAAGGCCGCCCGGCCTTCAACCTGAGCAGCACCAGCACCTTGACCTTCGGCCAGGGCTGGTCGGCCGAGCTCAACGGCCGCTACCAGTCGCGCGAGCAGTACGGCTTCCTCGATGTGCGGCCCAACGGGCAGGTAGGCCTTGGGTTGCAGAAATCGGTGTTGGAACGCAAAGGCACGCTCAAGCTCAACGCCACCGATATTTTCTTCACTGGCAAAGTCCGCGCTACCTCGGCCTACGACAACTACGTGGAGCACTTCTACCAGCGCGGCGATTTCCGGGTGGTCACGCTTTCGTTCAGCTACCGCTTCGGCAACGACAAAGTAGCCCCGACCCGCAAGCGCACTGGCGGCGCCGAAGATGAGAAGCGTCGCGCCAGTGGTTCATAA